A window from Balaenoptera musculus isolate JJ_BM4_2016_0621 chromosome 8, mBalMus1.pri.v3, whole genome shotgun sequence encodes these proteins:
- the NXPE2 gene encoding NXPE family member 2, producing the protein MMEEIFIHRILALYPNAVAHKLLLTLMFILVFWVIYFSSKDLEKFLCSLRNPISLNHWNTFRKSFYAEAPPDPEFSPTETELRIKGIMEKLDQLSSTTSSTHSKATLLSPQDTYCRGDQLDVLLEVRDHLGRRKEYGGHFLRARMSSPALKAGASGKVTDFNNGTYFVSFTLFWEGRVSLSLLLILPSEGVSALWRARNQGYDRVIFTGQFVNGTSRVLSKCGLTLHSSAELCECPHYRDQEDFYCVKPAHVPCEALTHVTTRNANISCLREKEWILCCRSNMGLEIMKDFTSIEVLPCNKSINIETKCQLGRKTPFPSGYTVKRRWIAAFCKQIELNETKNINDCLKRKLIYLMGDSTLRQWIHYLQKVIKTLKCFDHHGAAIFKTHVLLDAERHILIQWKKHGHPFITKNLFSVKDENYIPREIDQVAGDNDTAIVITLGQHFRPFPIKIFIRRAINVQKAIELLFLRSPETKVILKTENTRGVSQNAEMFSDFHGYIQNLTMRDIFVDLNVGIIDAWDMTIAYNTDNAHPPDYVIGNQINMFLNYIC; encoded by the exons atgATGGAGGAGATATTCATCCATAG GATTCTTGCTTTGTATCCAAATGCTGTAGCTCATAAATTACTGCTGACGTTGatgtttatcttagttttctGGGTCATTTACTTCTCTTCCAAAGACCTTGAAAAG TTCTTGTGCAGCTTGAGAAACCCTATCTCTCTGAATCATTGGAACACCTTCAGAAAGTCCTTCTACGCAGAAGCACCACCCGATCCAGAATTTTCACCAACAGAGACTGAGCTGAGAATAAAGGGGATCATGGAGAAACTAGACCAGCTGAGCTCCACCACCAGCAGCACACACAGCAAAGCCACCCTCCTCAGCCCTCAAGACACATACTGCAGGGGGGATCAGCTAGACGTCCTGCTGGAGGTGAGGGACCACTTGGGACGCAGGAAGGAATATGGCGGGCATTTCCTGAGGGCCAGGATGTCCTCCCCAGCCCTGAAGGCAGGCGCTTCGGGAAAGGTGACAGACTTCAACAATGGCACCTACTTTGTCAGCTTCACCCTGTTCTGGGAGGGCCgggtgtctctgtctctcctgctcATCCTCCCCAGTGAAGGTGTGTCGGCTCTCTGGAGGGCAAGGAACCAAGGCTATGACAGGGTGATCTTCACAGGCCAGTTTGTCAATGGCACCTCCCGGGTCCTCTCTAAATGTGGCCTGACCCTCCACTCGAGTGCTGAGCTGTGCGAGTGCCCGCACTATCGCGACCAGGAAGACTTCTACTGCGTGAAACCTGCACACGTTCCCTGTGAGGCGCTGACCCACGTGACCACCAGGAATGCAAACATCTCCTGTCTTAGAGAGAAAGAATGGATCCTTTGCTGCAG GTCCAACATGGGGCTTGAAATAATGAAGGACTTTACCTCCATCGAGGTCTTGCCATGTAACAAGTCTATT AACATAGAAACAAAATGTCAGCTTGGCAGGAAGACTCCTTTTCCCAGTGGTTATACTGTGAAAAGAAGGTGGATTGCAGCATTTTGCAAACAGATCgagttaaatgaaacaaaaaatataaatgactgCTTGAAGAGAAAACTTATTTACCTCATGGGAGATTCAACACTGCGTCAGTGGATTCACTACTTACAAAAAGTGataaaaa CCTTAAAATGTTTTGATCATCATGGAGCTGCGATCTTTAAAACACATGTGCTTCTGGATGCTGAAAGACATATTTTGATTCAGTGGAAAAAACATGGTCATCCATTTATTACCAAAAATCTGTTCTCAGTGAAGGATGAAAATTATATCCCACGGGAAATTGACCAGGTAGCAGGAGACAATGACACAGCCATTGTCATCACTCTCGGTCAGCACTTCAGACCCTTCCCCATCAAAATCTTTATCCGTAGGGCCATCAATGTTCAAAAGGCCATTGAACTTCTATTCTTGCGAAGCCCAGAGACCAAGGTGATCCTGAAAACTGAAAACACCAGGGGGGTGTCTCAAAATGCAGAGATGTTTAGTGACTTTCATGGTTATATTCAGAATCTTACCATGAGGGATATTTTTGTGGATCTCAACGTGGGTATTATTGATGCCTGGGACATGACTATTGCATATAACACTGATAATGCTCATCCACCTGATTATGTGATTGGAAATCAGATTAACATGTTCTTAAACTACATTTGCtag